In the Enterococcus saigonensis genome, one interval contains:
- the rpmG gene encoding 50S ribosomal protein L33, translated as MRVNITLECTSCKERNYLTSKNKRNNPDRLEKNKYCPRERKVTLHRETK; from the coding sequence ATGCGCGTAAACATCACATTAGAATGCACTTCTTGCAAAGAACGCAATTATTTGACAAGCAAAAACAAACGTAACAACCCTGACCGCTTGGAAAAAAATAAATATTGCCCACGCGAAAGAAAAGTTACTTTACACCGCGAAACAAAATAA